From Coleofasciculaceae cyanobacterium, the proteins below share one genomic window:
- a CDS encoding TAXI family TRAP transporter solute-binding subunit, whose protein sequence is MTQLSMQNKLILPIIFLSKIAVSVFGWQWYNSHNRVYNLAIATGGSQGEYYAFAQALAKVVARSQPQIQIEVVEKGSLENLQLLEFDRVQLALIQNDTTVSPSTKAIASLFPEILHLIVSEESNINSFSELKGKRIALMPKGSGSYQLFWSLKCGCKGNKKTVPICTISKF, encoded by the coding sequence ATGACACAATTGTCAATGCAAAATAAACTTATCTTGCCGATTATTTTTCTCAGCAAGATCGCTGTTAGTGTCTTTGGCTGGCAATGGTATAACTCCCATAACCGCGTTTATAACTTAGCGATCGCCACTGGAGGAAGTCAAGGAGAATATTATGCTTTTGCTCAAGCTTTAGCTAAAGTCGTTGCCCGATCTCAACCTCAAATCCAGATTGAAGTTGTTGAAAAAGGCTCTCTAGAAAATTTGCAATTATTGGAGTTTGATCGGGTGCAATTAGCACTAATTCAAAACGATACCACGGTCTCTCCCTCTACCAAAGCGATCGCTTCTTTGTTTCCAGAAATATTACATTTAATTGTTAGCGAAGAATCTAATATCAATAGTTTCAGCGAACTCAAAGGAAAAAGAATTGCTTTAATGCCAAAAGGAAGTGGTTCTTACCAACTGTTTTGGTCTTTAAAATGTGGTTGCAAGGGAAACAAAAAAACCGTGCCGATCTGTACAATCTCGAAATTCTAG
- a CDS encoding NarK family nitrate/nitrite MFS transporter, producing the protein MSGIFSFSGRYRILHLTWFAFFLSFVVWFNFAPFATAVQTELGLEPAQIRTLAICNVALTVPARIIVGMILDRLGPRITYSCLLIYAAIPSIAFALSQNFTQLVISRLALSIVGCGFVIGIRMVAEWFNSQEIGLAEGIYGGWGNFGSAAAAFTLPTIAALTAGLTASQLNWRLAIALTGIIAALYGIFYFFNVQDTPPGKVYQRPESSAGLEVTSKKDLWFLLLMNIPLVGILGVITWRLQKAQLFGSSTMYLIWVGLVALYLFQAFNIYKVNQKLITGAKRYPAADRYQFSQVALLELAYVASFGSELAVVSMLPAFFENTFGLTAALAGGIAGTYAFMNLAARPGGGFISDKIGSRKWTLAVTLAGTGIGYLIFSSLGEIALPLIIIMTMCASFFVMATEGATYAIVPLVKPRVTGQIAGNVGAYGNVGAVAYLTTYSLLPEGGGGDKFFFQMLGVVALIVASLCAFFLREPTGGHGEGQEVHASPEKAIAYKKAN; encoded by the coding sequence ATGTCTGGAATTTTTTCCTTTAGTGGTCGCTACCGCATCTTGCACCTTACTTGGTTTGCTTTTTTCTTAAGCTTTGTCGTCTGGTTTAACTTTGCTCCTTTTGCCACAGCAGTGCAAACAGAATTAGGTTTAGAGCCAGCTCAAATTAGAACTCTGGCGATTTGTAATGTCGCCCTTACAGTTCCAGCGCGGATTATTGTTGGGATGATTCTCGATCGCCTTGGTCCAAGAATTACTTACTCTTGTTTATTAATTTATGCAGCTATCCCTTCAATTGCCTTTGCACTCTCGCAAAACTTTACTCAGCTGGTGATTAGCCGTTTAGCCTTGAGTATTGTCGGCTGTGGTTTTGTGATTGGAATTCGCATGGTGGCAGAGTGGTTTAATTCTCAGGAAATCGGTTTAGCAGAGGGCATATACGGGGGCTGGGGTAACTTTGGCTCGGCAGCAGCAGCATTTACTCTGCCAACTATTGCTGCGCTAACGGCTGGTTTGACCGCTAGCCAACTTAACTGGAGATTGGCGATCGCTCTAACGGGAATTATTGCTGCACTCTATGGAATATTTTATTTCTTTAACGTTCAAGATACGCCTCCTGGCAAAGTCTACCAGCGACCAGAAAGTAGTGCTGGATTGGAAGTAACTAGCAAAAAAGACCTTTGGTTTTTGCTCTTGATGAATATTCCTCTGGTGGGAATTTTAGGCGTAATTACTTGGCGTTTGCAAAAGGCGCAATTATTTGGTTCAAGTACGATGTATTTAATCTGGGTTGGTCTAGTCGCTCTATATTTATTCCAAGCTTTTAATATTTACAAGGTCAATCAAAAACTCATCACTGGAGCAAAACGCTACCCAGCAGCAGATCGCTATCAGTTTTCTCAAGTGGCACTTCTAGAACTTGCTTACGTTGCTAGCTTTGGCTCAGAATTAGCGGTTGTTTCAATGCTCCCAGCCTTTTTTGAAAATACTTTTGGCTTAACAGCAGCACTGGCGGGAGGAATTGCGGGAACTTATGCCTTTATGAATCTAGCCGCTCGTCCTGGAGGCGGGTTTATTTCTGACAAAATTGGTAGCCGTAAATGGACGTTAGCTGTAACCCTGGCTGGTACGGGAATTGGTTATTTAATTTTTAGCAGTCTTGGCGAAATAGCTCTACCCCTAATCATAATCATGACAATGTGTGCTTCTTTCTTTGTCATGGCTACCGAAGGTGCTACTTATGCCATTGTTCCTTTGGTCAAGCCTCGGGTTACTGGACAGATAGCTGGTAATGTGGGGGCTTACGGCAATGTGGGCGCAGTCGCCTATCTAACTACCTATAGCTTGCTTCCAGAAGGTGGTGGCGGAGATAAATTCTTTTTTCAGATGTTAGGAGTTGTAGCTTTGATTGTCGCTAGTCTTTGTGCCTTTTTCCTCAGAGAACCAACTGGAGGGCATGGTGAAGGGCAAGAAGTTCACGCTTCTCCAGAAAAAGCGATCGCCTATAAAAAAGCAAATTGA
- a CDS encoding NarK family nitrate/nitrite MFS transporter, whose amino-acid sequence MLKRLLSFSGRYRILHLTWFAFLLSFVVIFNAAPLAESIIEEFQLNELQFRTMLLCNLALAIPFRIIFGMLIDRIGPRIVFSGVLIYAAIPCFAFAFAQDYNQLLWSRLAIGVVAAGFVVGIRMVANWFPPQEIGFAEGIYGGWGNFGSGVAAIVLPLVATGASFLVGSQSSWRYTIALSGIVAAVYGVFYFFNVQDSPPHKEFKPAKHPGAIEVTTQKDFWLMTISNLPLYAALGIVAWRFNVVEALSSTAVVIICVALLGLYLFQTYWNWRVNRQLMAGQKRYAPEERYDFTQVVLLNLTYFVCFGSELAVVSMIPLFFRTTFNLPLALAGAVASSYAFMNLVARPGGGLISDTIGSRKWTLVILQAVTGVGYLTMGLLNGSWWLPLAIGVTMFASFSVQAAEGATYAIVPLIKEEITGQIAGSVGAWGNVGGVAFLLLFSLLPTGDAGNKIFFSTMGISSLIMFFLLWFFLKEPTGSHEEELKLQTPAVSSKLTNER is encoded by the coding sequence ATGCTTAAAAGATTATTGTCATTTAGTGGTCGATACCGCATCCTACACCTAACGTGGTTTGCCTTCTTGTTATCCTTCGTAGTCATATTTAACGCTGCCCCTCTAGCTGAATCGATTATAGAAGAGTTTCAACTGAACGAGCTGCAATTCCGGACGATGCTCCTGTGCAATTTAGCTCTGGCGATTCCGTTTCGGATTATCTTCGGTATGTTGATAGACCGCATCGGTCCTCGCATCGTTTTTTCAGGTGTCTTGATTTATGCTGCCATTCCCTGCTTCGCGTTTGCCTTCGCGCAGGACTATAACCAGTTGCTTTGGAGTCGTCTAGCTATTGGCGTGGTTGCAGCAGGATTTGTCGTTGGCATTCGGATGGTGGCGAATTGGTTCCCCCCTCAAGAAATTGGCTTTGCAGAAGGAATTTACGGTGGCTGGGGTAACTTTGGCTCTGGTGTGGCTGCGATTGTTTTACCTCTAGTTGCGACTGGGGCAAGTTTTTTAGTGGGTAGTCAGAGTAGCTGGCGATATACGATCGCCCTTAGCGGCATCGTTGCTGCTGTTTATGGGGTGTTTTATTTTTTCAACGTTCAAGATTCACCACCCCATAAGGAATTCAAGCCAGCTAAGCACCCGGGCGCGATCGAAGTGACAACTCAAAAGGACTTCTGGCTGATGACGATATCGAATTTGCCTCTATATGCTGCTTTAGGCATCGTAGCTTGGCGATTCAACGTAGTTGAAGCCTTAAGTTCTACGGCGGTAGTCATTATCTGTGTAGCGTTACTCGGTTTATACCTATTCCAAACTTACTGGAACTGGAGAGTAAACCGACAGTTAATGGCAGGTCAAAAACGCTATGCCCCCGAAGAACGATACGATTTTACCCAAGTAGTCCTGCTAAATCTAACCTACTTTGTCTGTTTTGGGTCAGAGCTAGCCGTTGTCTCGATGATACCGCTGTTTTTTCGAACGACCTTCAACTTGCCTCTAGCACTAGCAGGAGCGGTGGCTTCCAGCTATGCCTTTATGAACCTAGTCGCCCGTCCAGGGGGTGGTTTGATCTCTGATACAATCGGCAGCCGAAAGTGGACATTGGTTATATTGCAGGCTGTTACAGGAGTTGGCTATCTAACAATGGGCTTGCTCAACGGTAGTTGGTGGCTTCCCCTGGCAATTGGCGTGACTATGTTTGCCTCTTTTTCTGTCCAAGCAGCGGAGGGTGCGACCTATGCAATAGTCCCCCTGATTAAGGAGGAGATTACTGGTCAAATCGCTGGAAGCGTTGGTGCCTGGGGCAATGTAGGGGGGGTAGCTTTCCTCCTTCTCTTCAGTTTATTACCTACGGGTGATGCTGGTAACAAAATTTTCTTCTCGACGATGGGAATCAGTAGCTTGATTATGTTCTTCCTTCTTTGGTTTTTTCTCAAAGAACCTACAGGCTCTCATGAGGAAGAATTGAAACTGCAAACGCCAGCAGTATCTAGTAAATTGACGAACGAGCGATAA
- a CDS encoding chloride channel protein, whose protein sequence is MSSNSQQESGSSKQSLQASQTRLGAIAPASGDPTVSSRQVKTSDLSRTDNLESMSNGKQLTYSQLILCAVVIGIFGGMVATVYYFVLETMTHGMWHTLPEIVKPYFPSWLGVSNYVWIATTVGGFCVGLALYFFGLPGEMAQVVDKIHNPGKIDIRKTPAMIIASLIAITSGGSAGPEAPLVQVNGSFGSWLGDRLKLTKTSVRILTFCGMSAALGAFFGAPIGAALFALEIPHRRGLQYFEAIAPAIIAAILSFAVFRLNTGITIGGFYHFEQVPALSPQNLLEGLVLGVIGAGLAVMFIAIFRIIGKLLKPLEDYPIFLATLGGLSIGLIAFAFPQTLFFSEAQIQTVIETGASLGVGLLLAIAVAKMFAISFTLHSGFLGGFIFPLFFIGANVGYAVSLAVPQVHPTVGMVCLMAAVNVAVTKTPVSTSIILSVLSGTAMLPVIAIASFVSFILTSQISMIKTQRCRDLEEVDPSNLILEEVTLVKEQKTKIPGLNKLKKLVSI, encoded by the coding sequence ATGTCGTCGAACAGTCAACAGGAGAGTGGAAGCAGCAAGCAAAGCTTGCAAGCGTCGCAGACGCGACTTGGGGCGATAGCCCCTGCGTCGGGAGACCCGACCGTTTCCTCCCGTCAAGTTAAAACAAGCGATCTCAGCCGAACTGATAACTTAGAAAGCATGAGTAATGGAAAACAACTGACTTACTCACAGCTTATTCTCTGTGCTGTAGTTATTGGTATCTTTGGCGGTATGGTGGCTACTGTTTATTACTTCGTGCTAGAAACCATGACCCACGGTATGTGGCACACTCTGCCAGAAATAGTCAAGCCGTATTTTCCTAGCTGGCTTGGCGTTAGTAACTATGTCTGGATTGCTACTACTGTTGGTGGATTCTGCGTCGGTTTAGCTCTTTATTTTTTTGGGCTTCCTGGAGAAATGGCTCAGGTAGTCGATAAAATTCATAACCCAGGCAAAATTGATATCCGCAAAACTCCAGCAATGATTATTGCTTCTTTAATCGCCATCACCTCTGGTGGCAGTGCGGGACCAGAAGCACCTTTGGTACAAGTTAATGGCAGCTTTGGTAGCTGGTTGGGCGATAGGTTAAAGTTAACCAAAACTTCAGTCAGAATTCTCACTTTTTGTGGAATGAGTGCAGCTTTAGGTGCTTTTTTTGGCGCACCTATTGGCGCAGCTTTGTTTGCTCTAGAAATTCCCCATCGTCGAGGTTTGCAATATTTTGAGGCGATCGCACCTGCTATTATTGCAGCCATCCTTTCCTTTGCCGTATTCCGACTAAACACGGGAATAACCATCGGTGGTTTTTACCACTTTGAACAAGTTCCTGCCCTTTCCCCTCAAAATTTACTAGAAGGCTTAGTTTTGGGTGTAATTGGGGCTGGATTGGCAGTGATGTTTATTGCCATCTTTCGCATTATTGGCAAGCTACTTAAGCCTTTAGAAGACTATCCTATTTTCTTAGCAACTCTAGGTGGTTTATCAATTGGTCTAATTGCTTTTGCTTTCCCTCAAACCCTATTCTTTAGCGAGGCACAAATTCAAACCGTAATTGAAACGGGGGCTAGTTTAGGCGTTGGTTTGTTACTGGCGATCGCGGTAGCTAAGATGTTTGCCATTAGTTTTACTTTGCATTCTGGCTTTTTAGGTGGTTTTATTTTCCCACTGTTTTTTATTGGTGCTAATGTCGGCTATGCTGTTTCTTTAGCAGTACCTCAAGTTCATCCAACTGTAGGAATGGTCTGTCTGATGGCAGCAGTAAACGTAGCTGTAACCAAAACTCCAGTCAGCACCAGTATTATCCTCAGTGTACTCTCAGGTACGGCAATGTTACCCGTAATTGCGATCGCATCTTTTGTCAGCTTTATTTTAACTAGCCAAATTTCGATGATTAAAACTCAACGATGCCGCGACTTAGAAGAAGTTGACCCTTCTAATCTAATCTTAGAAGAAGTGACGTTAGTCAAAGAGCAAAAAACCAAAATTCCTGGGTTGAATAAGCTGAAGAAATTAGTGAGTATCTGA
- a CDS encoding carbonic anhydrase, with protein MGCSDSRMPLTRFTQTEPGEIFVHRNIANQVSLTDINFLSVLDYAVDYLKVQHIIVCGHYGCGGITAALEGNTTGLVDNWVNPIPELYLQNQAEIDCMSIRDQKIDRLADLNVIAQVKNLAQTSILRKCMRENNAPQIHGWVLNLKTGLIEDLKIKTSEWGLKLPSCELYLSRSK; from the coding sequence ATTGGTTGTTCCGATAGTCGTATGCCTTTAACTAGGTTTACTCAAACCGAACCTGGAGAAATTTTTGTTCACCGAAATATTGCCAATCAAGTGTCCTTGACTGACATCAATTTTTTATCAGTTTTAGATTATGCAGTTGATTATTTAAAAGTGCAGCATATTATCGTCTGCGGACATTATGGCTGTGGAGGAATCACGGCTGCTTTAGAAGGAAACACGACTGGATTGGTTGATAATTGGGTTAATCCGATCCCAGAGCTATATCTTCAAAACCAAGCAGAAATAGACTGTATGTCGATTAGAGACCAAAAAATCGACCGTTTAGCGGACTTGAATGTTATTGCTCAAGTAAAAAATTTGGCTCAAACTTCAATTTTACGTAAGTGTATGCGAGAAAACAATGCACCTCAAATTCATGGTTGGGTACTCAATCTTAAAACTGGTTTAATCGAAGATCTAAAGATAAAAACTTCAGAATGGGGATTAAAACTACCCTCATGTGAATTATATTTATCTCGCTCTAAATAA
- a CDS encoding pentapeptide repeat-containing protein produces MKATQLLQQYRHGILDFNGASLHSAQLQAADLTRINLTQADLSDADLNDVDLSGACLEQANLTNANLVGASLVGANLSEVNLIGADLENADLRGADLSGADLRCANLHGARLCSANLTDADLGGTNLTNADLTEAKLAGTDISVAETKGTNLEGVNWGECERKQENTSHHWITWSGK; encoded by the coding sequence ATGAAAGCTACACAACTACTTCAGCAGTATCGCCATGGAATACTAGATTTTAATGGCGCAAGCCTACACTCTGCCCAACTTCAAGCTGCTGATTTAACTAGAATCAATTTAACTCAAGCAGATCTTAGTGATGCCGATCTAAATGATGTTGATTTAAGCGGTGCTTGTCTGGAACAGGCTAATTTAACCAATGCTAATTTGGTAGGTGCTAGTTTGGTAGGTGCAAACTTGTCAGAAGTTAACTTAATTGGCGCAGATTTAGAAAACGCCGATCTTAGAGGCGCAGATTTGAGTGGTGCAGACTTGCGTTGTGCCAATTTGCACGGCGCTCGTTTGTGTAGTGCCAACCTAACTGATGCCGATCTTGGCGGTACAAATTTAACTAATGCAGATTTGACTGAAGCTAAACTAGCGGGTACCGACATTTCCGTAGCCGAAACCAAAGGCACAAACTTAGAAGGGGTTAATTGGGGCGAATGTGAAAGAAAACAGGAAAATACGTCTCATCATTGGATTACTTGGTCTGGAAAATAA
- a CDS encoding AAA family ATPase: MSDISNLISQMQQPHFYPHTVAEKIEIVQTHAACVFLTGQYAYKIKKKVNFGFLDYSTLSKRKHCLETELQLNQKIAPELYLKVIPISKCDDNFFLANSENIVEYVLKMRQFPQENLFSNLLNAGKLESDRFGELGKIVAQFHNHAETNDYISSFGTVAQISSAFEENYQQSQKYIGIVQTKEQFEATKAYTDFFFTERKDLFKDRVKQQRIKECHGDLHLQNICLWHNKIQLFDRLEFNESFRFVDTIYDVAFVVMDLEAKKKPDLANAFLNSYLEYTSDWPGLLVLPLYLSRQAYVRAKVSSFLLDDPQISEADKQEAKTTASDYYRLAAQYTKVKLGNLILMSGLSGSGKSTVARTIARHKGAIQIRSDAVRKHLAQIPLDEFGTDVIYSQEMTQKTYNRLLELGIMLVKEGYTVILDAKYDRVNLRQSVISQSEANNIPLKIIYCTAPISVLRDRLNQRQRDISDAGVDLIPTQQANAEAFTTAEQKYLIVVDTSQTNWQERINNII; this comes from the coding sequence ATGAGTGATATTTCCAATTTAATTTCTCAGATGCAGCAGCCTCATTTTTATCCACATACTGTTGCAGAAAAAATAGAGATAGTTCAAACTCATGCTGCCTGTGTTTTTTTAACAGGACAATATGCTTATAAAATTAAGAAAAAGGTGAATTTTGGGTTTCTTGATTACTCAACTCTATCTAAAAGAAAGCATTGCTTAGAAACAGAATTACAGCTTAATCAGAAAATTGCTCCCGAACTATATTTAAAAGTTATTCCAATTAGCAAATGTGATGATAATTTTTTTCTGGCTAATTCAGAAAATATTGTCGAGTATGTCCTCAAGATGCGTCAGTTTCCGCAGGAAAATTTATTTTCTAATCTTTTAAATGCAGGAAAACTAGAAAGCGATCGCTTTGGGGAATTGGGCAAGATCGTGGCTCAATTTCATAACCACGCCGAAACTAATGATTATATTAGCAGCTTTGGCACAGTGGCTCAAATTAGTTCTGCTTTTGAAGAAAATTATCAGCAATCACAAAAATATATTGGTATTGTTCAGACTAAAGAGCAGTTTGAAGCTACTAAAGCATATACCGATTTTTTCTTTACCGAACGAAAAGATTTATTTAAAGACAGAGTAAAACAGCAGCGAATTAAAGAATGTCATGGCGATTTACACCTGCAAAATATTTGCTTATGGCACAATAAAATTCAGTTATTCGATCGCCTTGAATTTAACGAGTCTTTTCGCTTCGTCGATACGATATACGATGTGGCGTTTGTCGTCATGGATTTAGAAGCAAAAAAAAAACCCGATCTTGCCAATGCTTTTTTGAATAGTTATCTTGAATACACGAGCGACTGGCCAGGGCTGCTAGTATTACCTTTATATTTGAGCAGGCAGGCTTATGTTAGGGCTAAAGTAAGTTCTTTTTTACTAGACGATCCTCAGATTAGCGAAGCAGATAAGCAAGAAGCGAAAACAACGGCTAGCGACTACTATCGACTGGCCGCTCAATATACTAAAGTTAAGTTAGGCAATTTAATTTTAATGTCTGGTTTATCAGGTTCGGGTAAAAGCACTGTCGCCAGAACAATTGCCAGACACAAGGGTGCAATTCAGATTCGTTCCGATGCTGTTCGCAAACACCTCGCCCAAATACCTCTAGATGAGTTTGGAACAGATGTTATTTACTCCCAGGAAATGACGCAAAAAACTTATAATCGCCTCTTAGAGTTGGGTATTATGCTTGTCAAAGAAGGGTACACGGTAATTCTTGATGCTAAATACGATCGCGTCAATCTACGTCAATCTGTAATTTCTCAATCAGAAGCTAACAATATACCCTTAAAGATAATTTACTGTACCGCACCTATATCAGTATTGCGCGATCGCTTAAATCAGCGTCAGCGAGATATTTCCGATGCGGGAGTAGATTTAATACCCACTCAGCAGGCAAATGCCGAAGCTTTTACCACAGCAGAACAAAAATATTTAATTGTCGTAGATACATCTCAAACAAATTGGCAAGAAAGAATAAACAATATAATCTAG
- a CDS encoding DUF1830 domain-containing protein, translating into MLLTCPATERSTLKILCYYTNSTPKIQLIRVLDGHNCNYERVVFPQQRILFETTPEGRLEVYLERVGNSVLEQTFSCQNLPANQSPQKLAAI; encoded by the coding sequence ATGCTACTTACTTGTCCCGCAACTGAGCGATCGACATTGAAAATACTGTGTTATTACACTAATTCTACACCCAAAATACAGCTTATTCGAGTACTTGACGGTCATAATTGCAATTATGAAAGAGTAGTCTTTCCTCAACAAAGAATTTTATTTGAAACAACACCTGAAGGAAGGCTAGAAGTTTATCTCGAACGAGTAGGAAATTCAGTGCTCGAACAAACATTTTCCTGTCAGAACTTACCTGCTAATCAATCTCCACAAAAACTAGCTGCAATTTAG
- a CDS encoding response regulator, with protein MNPKRILFIDDEDDIKTLARFCLESEAGWEMMGASGGMEGLAIAEDEQPDAILLDAMMPEVDGIQTIEKLLLNPKTKHIPTIFITAKAQASDRRRFYSAGAKGVINKPFDSLTLASQISGFLGW; from the coding sequence ATGAACCCGAAACGCATTTTATTTATTGATGATGAGGATGATATCAAAACCTTAGCTCGTTTTTGCTTAGAATCTGAGGCGGGTTGGGAAATGATGGGTGCTTCTGGTGGGATGGAAGGTTTGGCGATCGCTGAAGACGAACAGCCAGATGCTATTTTATTAGATGCGATGATGCCCGAAGTAGATGGAATACAAACGATTGAAAAACTACTGCTTAACCCCAAAACTAAACACATTCCCACAATTTTTATTACTGCTAAAGCGCAAGCAAGCGATCGCCGTCGTTTCTACAGTGCAGGGGCAAAAGGCGTGATCAACAAACCTTTTGATTCTCTTACCCTTGCTAGTCAAATCTCTGGATTCCTCGGCTGGTAG